A single Montipora foliosa isolate CH-2021 chromosome 7, ASM3666993v2, whole genome shotgun sequence DNA region contains:
- the LOC138010034 gene encoding uncharacterized protein: MGKQRVMKYRQRDLDQLEKWSSIWQMKFAPSKCFVISVTLKKSPSQFSYSLCNVQLDGARHQKYLGVYITCTLCWQLQCDEAKKKAMRVLGILQRNLSSCDRSVKERSYLSLVRPIVEYTTVAWSPHTKVGINGIEAVQRRGARFVNNDYSRHSSVSSMLTDLNWPSLQSRRGMYDLGMFYKIHRGQVNIFVPYELTSVPAYGRTRKSHDFKIRLPSSSADAYKHSFYVRSIPAWNALPADVVGSASYPEFIWRVPTTLTC, translated from the coding sequence ATGGGCAAACAGCGCGTCATGAAATACAGGCAACGAGACCTCGATCAACTAGAGAAGTGGTCCTCCATCTGGCAGATGAAGTTTGCTCCCAGTAAATGCTTTGTTATTTCCGTCACTTTGAAGAAATCTCCTTCCCAGTTTAGTTATTCCCTTTGTAACGTGCAGCTCGACGGTGCTCGTCACCAAAAATATCTCGGCGTGTACATAACATGTACGTTGTGTTGGCAATTGCAGTGTGACGAAGCTAAAAAGAAGGCTATGAGAGTCTTAGGGATCCTTCAAAGGAATCTATCATCGTGTGATCGCTCTGTTAAGGAACGCTCATACCTATCTTTAGTACGTCCTATCGTTGAATACACCACGGTTGCTTGGTCTCCGCATACAAAAGTAGGGATTAATGGAATTGAAGCCGTTCAGCGCCGTGGAGCACGTTTTGTTAACAACGATTACAGCCGCCATAGTAGCGTTTCATCTATGCTTACTGATTTGAACTGGCCTTCATTGCAGTCAAGGCGCGGGATGTACGATCTCGGCATGTTTTATAAAATTCATAGAGGCCAAGTTAACATCTTCGTTCCCTATGAGCTCACATCCGTGCCTGCGTATGGCCGTACAAGGAAGAGTCACGACTTTAAGATCAGGCTCCCATCCTCTTCTGCCGACGCTTACAAACATTCCTTCTATGTAAGATCAATCCCTGCATGGAACGCGTTACCAGCTGATGTTGTTGGATCGGCATCGTACCCAGAATTTATCTGGAGAGTGCCAACTACTCTAACATgttaa